The genomic interval ACCTCGACCGGCATAGCCCTCTCCGTACCACCGGGGACAACAGGAACCGCCCACGCTCTCCGCTGCCGCACCCCCGGAGCCGGGCCGAGGGAGATCATTGCCCGATCCACGGAGCCGTCCGGCCGGTCTCGCGCTTTTCCGGCCACGCGATCACCGCCTGTGATCACGTCATGACGGCCGGATCGCGGCGCCCGCCTGTCACCAAGGGCTTTGTCTCACTTCGGTACCGAGGAGCGGGTCTCCCACGGTGGGACCGCCGGGCCGGACACTCCCGGGCCGGGAAACTGTCCGAAGATCGACCACGGCCTCACCGGGCGCCGGCTCCCGGCCCAGGTCACACCGCCCCTGCCGACGCACCCCTCCAGCGGACGACGCGCACCACGTCTCCCCTCCCGCCGCCCGCGACGACGTCGACGCGGACACCGGCGACCGGATCCGTGAAGGACTCTCCGGGCGCGTGGGCGCGGGCCCTCACGACCCGGACGGGGCCCTCGCCGGTGGGGGTGGCGGAGTCGACCTCGTAGATGAGGACGCCGGTCGAGGGCGCGCCCTCGTCGTTGCCCTCGGCACGCCGCGACTCGGCGACGTAGGCCCTCGTCCGCCCCGTGCGGACCACGGCGATCTTGGTGCCGCCCGGCCGCTCCACCGGGGTCAGCCGGACCGTGCGCCGGCCGGGTGCGCCGAGGCAGGCGACCTGGTCGTCCCGCGTCCAGCCGAGCTTCCAGGAGTGCCAGCCGAGGTACTGCGGTGCGGTGCCGGCGATGTCGCCCATGACGTCCCAGCCGCCGACGTGGCGGTGGGTCTCGCCCGTGAAGGCGTAGAGGTCGGGCAGGCCGAAGAGGTGGCCGGTCTCGTGCGCGACGACCTTGTGGCCCCAGCGCCACATGTCCTGCCCGAAGGTGACGGCCCATCGGACGCGGGTGCCGTCGGCCGTGACGCCGGGCGTGGCGGGGTCGAAGAGGTAGGCCGGGGAGAAGGAGATCTCGGACGCTTCCCGCGCGGGGACGACGTACACCATGTCGTAGCGGGAGAAGTCCGCGTACGGTTCGGCGGCCGTGACCGCGTCGCGGAGGTAGCGCTCGTGGGCCTCGAAGGTGAGGCCGCGCCGGAAACCGTACGAGGCGGAGGGCGCCGGCATCCGGATCCAGCGGTGCAGCGGTGTGACCTCCAGCCGGGCCCGCCCGTAGGAGGCCTCGCGCAGCCAGTCGGCGGCGGGGGCGAGGTGGGCGGCGTACGGGGCGGTGGGACCGGTGGCCCGCGCGTCGGGGAAGTCGGCGAAGAGGGTCAGGACACGGTGCGTGCCGGTGGCGCGCCGGAAGCGGACGGGGTCGGTGTCGTGGCCCTCGTCCGTCCAGCCCGTGGCGCCCTTGAGGGCGCAGCCGTGCGCGGACGGGGGCCGGGCGGGAGACGCCGACGCCGTCGCGGGGAACGCCAGGCACCCTGCGAGGGCCGCCGCGATCAGGGGTGAAGTGCGCATGTACGCCCTCCTTCTCGCGCCGGCCTCCCGGGCGCGGTCATGAGTCCTTGTCGCTGCTGCCCTTCGCCCACAGGGAGCGCACGTGTCCCAGGTGCCGTGCCATGGACTCCTCGGCGCCCTCGGCGTCACCGGCGAGCATCCGGTCCAGGATCTCGAGGTGCTCCTCGGCGGAGGGGATGAGTTCGCCGCGCCGGTCGAGCGCGGTCAGCCCGTACAGGCGCGAGCGCTTGCGCAGGTCGCCGACGGTCTCGACGAGGCGTTCGTTGCCGGAGAGGGCGAGCAGGGTGAGGTGGAACTGACGGTCGGCCTCCAGGTAGCCGATGAGGTCGTGGTCGCGGGCGGCGCGCACGATCTCCTCGGCGACCGGGCGGAGCGCTTCGAGGTCCTCGCGGGCCGCGGTGCGTGTGACGCGGCCCGTGGTGGGGACCTCGATGAGCGTGCGGATCTCGGTGTACTGGTCCAGGTCGCGCTCGTTGACCTCGGTGACCCGGAAGCCCTTGTTGCGGACCGGCTCGACCAGGCCCTCGCGGGCGAGGTCGAGCATGGCCTCGCGCACCGGGGTCGCGGAGATGCCGAAGTCCTCCGCGAGCTGCGGCGCGGAGTAGACCTCGCCGGGGCGGAGTTCGCCCGAGATGAGGGCGGCCCGCAGGGCGTGGGCGACCTGGTCGCGCAGCCGCTCGGTGGCGGTGATGAGGGTGCGCTGCTTGAGGTGGCCCATGGTGTCCCGTGTCCCTTCGTCGCCGGTGCGGCGGCCGAGGTCCGGCAGCCGCGTCCGCGGTACGTGCGCAGCCGCGCTCCCCGGCTGGTCCGTACCTGGACGGACCAACGAGCGTACAATGTCACATCTTTCTCATGGCGCCAGGGTGTAGGTCCGGCTGGAGGTGTAGAACTCCAGCGCCGCGCGGCCCTGCTCGCGCGGCCCGTGGCCGGAGGCCTTGGTGCCGCCGAACGGCAGGTGGAAGTCGACTCCGGTGGAGGGGGCGTTGACGCGGATCATGCCGGTGTCGAGGTGGTCGAGGCCGCGCAGCGCCGCTTCGAGCCCGCCGGTGTGGACCGAGGTGACCAGGCCGTACGGAACGGAGTTGGCGATCCGTACGGCGTGCGGCAGGTCGTCCGCGGGCAGCAGGGCGGCGACGGGGGCGAAGACCTCCTCGGTGAGCAGCCGGTGCCCGGCCGGCACCTTTTCGACCAGGGTGGGGGCCGTGTACCAGCCGGGGCCGTCCGGCGCGGTGCCGGCGGCGAGGACGGAGGCGCCGGCGAGCGACCGGTCGAAGCGGTCCCGAGCCTGTGCCGAGATGAGGGGGCCGCACACGGTGGCGGGTTCGGCCGGGTCGCCCACGGGCAGGGCGCGCAACGCTTCGGCGAGCGCCTCGCGCAGGGGGTCGAGGGCGGCGCCGACGGCGATGACCCGGCTGGTCGCGGTGCACTTCTGCCCGGCGTATCCGGCGATCGCCGCGGCGAGGTGGGCGGCGGCCCGCCCGATGTCGGCGTCGGGCAGGACGATCGCCGCGTTGAGCCCGCCCGTCTCGGCCTGGACCGGGACGCCCCGGGCGGTGGCGGCACGGGCGACCGCGTCGCCTACGGCGGTGGAGCCGGTGAAGGAGACGACGTCGGCGGTCGCGACCACGGCGTGGCCCTCGGCCGCGCCGCCGGGAACGACCGTGAACACCGCGTCGGGTACGGCCCGCTGGACGATCCCGGCGAGGCGCAGGGCGCACGCGGTGGCCTCGGGCGCGGGTTTGAGGACGACCGTGTTGCCGGCCGCGAGCGCGGGCGCGGCCTTCCAGGACGGGATGGCGAAGGGGAAGTTCCAGGGGGTGACGAGGCCGGCGACGCCGTGCGGGCGGCGCCGGGTCAGCAGCAGGCCGGGGCCGCCGGCGGTCTCGTGGACGGCGCCGGAGGGCTCGTAGGGCGCCTGGGCGTAGTAGCGCCAGATCGCGGCCGTGCGGGTCACTTCGGCCCGTGCCTCGGCGAGGGGCTTGCCCACCTCGCGCACGGCGAGGGCGGCGAGTTCGCCGGCCGCGGCCTCGATCGCCGCGGCGACGGCGGAGAGCGCGGAGGAGCGGGCGGCGGCGCCGGCCAGGAGCCAGCCGGGCTGGGCGGCGCGGGCCCGCTCGACGGCCTCGGCGGCACCGGAGGCGCCGGCCGCGGGCCCGTCGTGGACGGTGTCGGCCGGGTCGGCCGGGTTGTGCGAGGCGAGGGAGGTCGGGGCGGCGGTCACAGGAGGAAACCTCCGGGGAAGGGGTCGTCCGGATCGAGGAAGTACTGGGCGGTGCCGGTGATCCAGGCGCGGCCGGTGATGGCGGGCACGACCGCGGGCACGTCGCCGACCCGCGTCTCCCCCACCAGGCGGCCGGTGAACCTGGTGCCGATGAAGGACTCGTTGACGAAGTCGCGGTCGAGGGGCAGCGCGCCGCGGGCGTGCAGCTGCGCCATCCGGGCGGAGGTGCCCGTGCCGCAGGGGGAACGGTCGAACCAGCCGGGGTGGATGGCCATGGCGTGCCGGGAGCGATGGGCGTCCGAGCCGGGGGCGGCGAGGTAGACGTGTTTGAGGCCGCTGATCCCGGGCTGTTCGGGGTGGACGGGCCGGTCCGGCGAGGCGTTGACCGCCTCCATGACGGCGAGCCCGGCGGCGAGCAGGTCGTCCTTGCGGTCCCGGTCGAAGGGCAGTCCCAGGGCGTCGAGTTCGACGAAGGCGTAGAAGTTGCCGCCGAAGGCGAGGTCGTAGGTGACCGTCCCGTGGCCGGGCACGTCGGCCTTGAGGTCGAGACCGACGCAGAAGGACGGCACGTTGGTGAGCGTGACGGCCTTGGCCGCGCCGTCCTCGACCTGGACGTCTGCGGTGATCAGACCGGACGGGGTGTCGAGGCGCACGGTGGTCACGGGCTCGCTGACCGGCACCATGCCGGTCTCGACGAGCACGGTGGCCACCCCGATGGTGCCGTGCCCGCACATCGGCAGCACCCCGGAGACCTCGATGTAGAGGACCCCGTAGTCGGCGTCGGGCCGGGTGGGGGGCTGGAGGATCGCGCCGCTCATCGAGGCGTGGCCGCGCGGCTCGTACATCAGGAGCGTGCGCAGGTGGTCCATGTGCTCGATGAAGTGGAGCCGGCGCTCGGCCATGGTGGCGCCGGGGATCACACCGACGCCGCCGGTGACGACGCGTGTGGGCATTCCCTCGGTGTGCGAGTCGACGGCATGGAAGACATGACGGGTGCGCACGGATGTCCTTTCCTTTCGGCAAGGGGAAAGAAGGGCTTGCGGCCGCCTCGGGTCAGTGGTGCCCGTCGGCGACGGCCTTCTCCGTGGCGGCGCGCACCGCGGCCTCGGTCTCTCCCGTGAGCGGCAGGCGCGGCGGGCGGGTGGGGCCGCCGTGACGTCCGGTGATGTCCATGGAGACCTTGATGGCCTGCACGAACTCCGTTTTGGAGTCCCAGCGCAGGAGCGGGTGCAAGGAGCGGTAGAGGGGCAGCGCCGTCTCCAGGTCACCGGCGACGGCGGCGTGGTAGAGCCGGGCGCACGTGGCGGGGAAGGCGTTGGGGTAGCCGGCGATCCAGCCGACCGCCCCGGCGACGGCGAGTTCGAGCAGGACGTCGTCGGCGCCGATCAGCAGGTCCAGCTCGGGGGCGAGTTCGGCTGTCTCGTAGGCGCGCCGGACGTCGCCGCTGTACTCCTTGACGGCCACGACGCTGCCTTCGGCGTGCAGCCGGGCCAGCAGGGCGGGGGTCAGGTCGACCTTGGTGTCGACGGGGTTGTTGTAGGCGACGACGGGCAGCCCGGCCCGGGCGACCTCGGCGTAGTGGGCGCGCACGGCGGGTTCGTCGGCACGGTAGGCGTTGGGCGGCAGCAGCAGGACGGAGCCGCAGCCCGCCTCGGCGGCCTGCTCGGCCCAGCGGCGCGCCTCGGCCCCGCCGTAGGCGGCGACACCGGGCATCACGCGCGCGCCGTCGCCCGCCGCTTCGACGGCGGTGCGCGTCACGCGGGCGCGCTCCTCGTCGGTGAGCGTCTGGTACTCGCCCAGGGATCCGTTGGGGACGACTCCGTCACAGCCGTTGTCGAGCAGCCACCGGACGTGCTCGGCGTAGGCGTCGTGGTCGACGGAGAGGTCCGCGCGCAGCGGGAGGGCGGTGGCGACCATGATGCCGCGCCAGGGGCGGTCGGGGGTCCAGGAGGAGGCGGTCATATCGGTAAACCCTTCTATGACGTGCTACGGCGTGGGACATGCGGGAGCGAGGGCGGTGCGGTGGTTCAGGTGTCCCCCTGTCCGGGGTCCTCGGGCAGGGCGGCGAGGGATCCCAGCGGGACGGGCACGGCGAGCGGCCTGCGCTCGGCGGACGGCGGTACGGTCCCCTGCGCCGTACCGGACGCCGCGAGGCAGGCCACGGCCGCGCCGCACATCCTCCCCTGGCACCAGCCCATGCCCGCCCGGGTGAGGAGCTTGACGGTCCGGGCGTCCCGGGCGCCGAGGGCGGTGACGGCCTCGCGCACGCTTCCGGCGGTCACCTCCTCGCAGCGGCAGACGTCGGTGTCGTCGTCGAGCCACGCGGTCCAGCCGGGGCCGGGCGCGTGGGCGGCGGCCATGGCGCCGGCGAAGGCGCGCATGCGGTCGCGGCGCCGGGCCAGGTCCCGTACGCGCCGGCTCCGGGTGAGCGCCGGGAGCGCGCGCAGCCGGGCGGCCACCGCGATGCCCGCCAGTTCGCCCTCGACGCGGGCGAGCTGCCAGCCGCCGGTCCCGCCCGCCTCGCCGGCGGCCCACAGGCCGGGCACCGAGGTCTGCTGGAAGCGGCCCAGGACGAGGGCGTACGTGCCGTCGGGCGTCCGACGGGTCGTACAGCCGAGGCCGGTGGCCAGCTCGGTCTGGGGTGCCAGCCCGTGGCCCACGGCCAGGGCGTCGCAGGCGACGCGGCGGCCCGTGCCGGGCACGGGCCGCCAGTCGCGGTCGAGCCGGGAGACGGTGACGGCCTCGACGCGGTCGGTGCCGTGCGCCTCGGTCACCGCGCTACGGGTGCGCAGCGGTACGCGGTGGCGCAGGAGTGCCGCGCCGTGGACGGAAGCTTCGAGGAGCTTGTGGGGGTTGGCCGCCAGGGCGCCCGGCCGGCGGGCGTAGCCGAGATAGCCGGACGCCTCCACCACGGCGGGGACCTGGGCGCCGGCGGCGGCGAGGGAGGAGGCGACGGCGAGGAGCAGCGGCCCGCTGCCCGCGACGACGATCCGCCGGCCGGGCAGGACGAGCCCGGATTTCAGCATGGCCTGGGCGCCGCCCGCGCCGACGACGCCGGGCAGGGTCCAGCCGGGGAAGGGAAGTTGCCGCTCGCCGGCGCCGGTGGCGAACAGGACGGCACGGGCGTGCAGCCGTACGGGACGCCGGCCCCTGAAGCCCGCGCCGGTGCGGCCTTCGCCGCCCGTGCCGGCGCCGGGGGTACCGGAGACTTCGGCGCTGCCGGTGCCGCGGCTGCCGTCGGCGAGGGCGCTTCGGCTGTACGTGCCGTCCGCGCGACCGCCGCGGGTGCCCCGGCCCTCGCCGGTGTCGGTGCCGCCTCGGCCGCCGTCAGCGGGAACGTCGCCGCCCTCGCGGCCGGCCCCCGCGCCATCGTCCACCCCGACGAGCGCGTGCACGCTCCACGCCTCCTCGCCCTGCCGCGTCACGGCCCACACATGGTGTCCGGCCAAGTGCGTGGCCCCGCTCGCCTCGAAGCGACCTCTCAGCTCGGTGAAGGCGGCCCAGTCGTGGTGCAGGGCCTGCGGGCGGGCGGCGCCCAGGCCCGGCGCGGGGTGGCGGAAGTACTGGCCGCCCACCTGCGCGGCGGCGTCCAGGACGGCGACGGACAGGCCGAGCCGGGCGGCCGTGGCGGCCCCGGCGAGGCCGGCCGGGCCCGCGCCGACGACCGCGAGGTCGTACGGTTCAGACGGCGAGCCCGGCATGGCCGTGTCCCTCCTGGGTGGTGATCGCGTCCCCGGGCCGGGCGGGCACCAGGCAGGCCCGGCGGTTGGGCTCGCCGTTGACCGTGGCGAGGCAGTCGTAGCACTGCCCGATGCCGCAGAAGGCCCCGCGGGGGCGGCCGCCGTGCCGGGTGGTGCGCCAGGCGAGGATGCCCGCCGCCCACAGGGCGGCGGCCACGGACTGGCCGGGCAGGGCGGTGACCGTACGGCCGTCGAAGGTGATCTCGAAGGGCGGGTCGGGCTCCGCCCTGACCAGGTCGGCGGGGGTACGGGCCACGTGCGGGCCTCCTCTCGGGACGGTGCGGGGCAACGGGCGGAAGCGGGGCGGGGGTTCAGGCGGCCGGGGTGAAGCGGCCGGGGTGGAACGGGCCGAGGTCGAACGGGGGTTCGCCGCCCGTCAGCTGCCGGGCGACGGCCAGGCCGGTGGCGGGGGCGAGCCCGATCCCCGCGCCCTCGTGACCGCAGGCGTGCAGCAGTCCGGGGACGCGGGGGTCGGGGCCGATGGCGGGCAGGTGGTCGGGCAGGTACGGGCGGAACCCGGCGTACGTGCGCAGGGCCCGCACCCCGGCCAGCACCGGGAACAGGGCCGTGGCCTGGGCGGCGAGGCGCCGGAGCACCTCCACCGACAGGGTGCGGTCGAAGCCGACCCGTTCGCGGCTGGCGCCGATGAGGACCGGGCCCGCCGGGGTGCCCTCGACCACGGCGGAGGTCTGGAGCGCCGCCGAGCCGCTGGCGACGTCGGCGACGTAGTCGGCCGCGTAGACCTTGTGCCGCACCACGCGCGGCAGCGGTTCGGTGACGAGCACGAAGCCCCGGCGGGGCAGTACGGGCAGGTGTCCGCCGGCGAGCCGGGCCACCTCGCCGCCCCAGGTGCCGGCGGCGTTGACGACGAACGGGGCACGCAGCTCGCCGGCGGCCGTGCGCACGCCCCGCACCTCCCCGTTCGGGCCGGTGAGGACGGCCGTGACCTCCTCTCCGGTACGGACCCGGGCTCCTGAGGCGCGCAACAGGTGGGCGGCGGCGAGGGCGGGCTGTACCTGGGCGTCCTGCGGATAGTGGAAGCCGCCCCCGAGGTCCGGTGCCAGGTGCGGCTCCAGGTCGTGGAGCCGGTCCGCCGGGACCTCCTCCGCCGTGACGCCGGCCCCGGCCTGGGCGGCGGCGAACTTCCGCAGCGCGGCCAGGCCGGGGGCGTCGGAGGCGACGACGAGGCCGCCCTTGGCCTCGTACTCGATCCGGGCCGGGAGCTCCTGGGCCAGCTCGCGCCACAACCGCGCGGAGAGCAGGGCAAGTTCGAGCTCCGGTCCGGGTTCCTTGTCGGAGACCAGGAGGTTTCCCTCGCCGGCGCCCGTGGTCCCGCCGGCGACGGGGCCGCGGTCGACCACGGTGACGGTGAGGCCGTCGCGGGCGGCGTAGTAGGCGCAGGCGGCGCCGACCACGCCCGCTCCGACGACGATGACGTCCGAGGAGGAGTTGCTCATGAGCACGTCAGTAATATTTCACATTGCACTGCCGCTGCCAAGAGCCCGTCCGCACCTCGTGGTTGACGCTTTCCCTATCCTTCGAGGAGTTCACCCATCCACGCCTCGACCGCCTCGGGCGTGCGGGGCAGCGCGTGCGACATCAGCCGGGCCCCGTCGGCGGTGATGACCAGGTCGTCCTCGATCCGCACGCCGATGCCGCGCAGTTCGGCCGGCAGCGACTCATCGTCGGGCTGGAGGTAGAGCCCGGGCTCTACGGTGAGGACCTGCCCCTCCTCCAGGACGCCGTCGAGGTAGGCGTCCGCGCGCGCCTGGGCGCAGTCGTGGACGTCCAGGCCGAGCATGTGACCGCTGCTGCACAGCGTGTACCGGCGATGGAAGTCGCCTTCGGCGCTCTTGAGCACGCCCCACTCGGCGAGCCCCTCGGCGATGACCCGCATGCCGGCCCGGTGGAAGTCGCGGAAGCTCGCGCCGGGCTTGAGGGCGGCCATGCCCGCGTCCTGGGCGGCGAGGACGAGTTCGTAGACCTGGCGCTGGACGGGCGTGAAGCGTCCGGACAGCGGCAGGGTGCGGGTGATGTCGGCGGTGTAGAGGGTGTCGGTCTCCACGCCCGCGTCCAGCAGGAGGAGTTCACGGGGGTCGAGCCTGCCGTCGTTGCGTATCCAGTGCAGGACGCACGCGTGCGCGCCGGAGGCCGCGATGGTCTCGTAGCCGGGGCCGTTGCCCTCGGCGCGGGCGCGCAGGCCGAAGACGCCCTCGATCCACCGTTCGCCGCGCGGGTGGGCGAGGGCGCGGGGCAGCGCCCGTACGACGTCCTCGAAGCCGGCGGCGGTGTGGTCCACGGCCAGCTGAAGCTGTCCGACCTCCCACGCGTCCTTGACCAGCCGCAGTTCGCTCAGGGCGGCGGCGAGTTCGGCGTCGCCGGACGCGTCGCGGCCCGGCGGCAGCCGGTCGCACTCCTCCCGGTGGGCGCAGCGGATGCCGGTCATGCGCTCGGCCTCGGTGAGGTCGGGGCGGCGGCCGACCCAGAACTCGCCGTAGCGCCGGTCCCGGTAGAACTCCGCGCCGGCGCGGGGCGACCGCGGCCGCACGTACAGCACCGCCTCGTGCCGGTGCGGGCCGTCGGGCTCCAGGACCAGCACGTGCCCGGCCTGGTCCTCGCCGGTCAGACCGGTCACCCAGGCGTAGGCGCTGTGCGGGCGGAAGCGGTAATCGCAGTCGTTGGAGCGGACCTTGAACTCGCCCGCGGGCACGATCAGCCGCTCGCCGGGAAAACGTGCGGACAGCTTCGCGCGGCGGGCCGCGGCGAGGTCCGCCACGGGCAGCCGGATGTCGGCGGGCAGCGGCGTCGCCGCCCAGCCGTTCGCCATGAACGCCTCGAACTCGGCCGAGACCGGCAGGTCATGACTGACCGTACGGATCGCGGAGACTGCGGGTTCCTGCACGGGACTCCCCCTCGGACACAGGTGGGTAACGGACCGACTGACGCCTTGTCAGTGCAATTTCACATTACTATGTTACGGGTCACATTTCAGCGTCCAGCTGTTCGACTGTTCACGGAGTGACCACTGATGAACAAGCGCACGTGCACTGCCATGGCCGCGATGCTGGCGGCCTCCCTCGCCCTGGGGGCGGCCGGGTGTTCCGGCGGGAAGCGGTCGGCCGGCGGCAAGGAGGGCGGCAAGAACCCCGCCGCCGCCCACGAGGGCAAGGCGATCGGCGGCACCCCGCGGAAGGGCGGCACGCTGACGGTGCTGTCCAACCAGGACTTCACCCACCTCGACCCGGCCCGCAACTGGGTCATGAACGACATGGACTTCGGGACCCGGCTGCTCTACCGCACCCTGGTGACGTACAAGGCCGCGCCCGGCACGCAGGGCGGCACACTGGTCCCCGACCTCGCCACCGACCTGGGCACGCCGTCCGCCGACGCCAGGACATGGACGTTCCACCTCAAGCCGGGCGTGAAGTACGAGGACGGCTCGCCCGTCACCGCGCAGGACGTCAAGTACAACGTCGAGCGGTCCTTCTCCCCCGACCTGCCCGGCGGCGCCGACTACGCCGCCCGCTACCTCGCCGGCGCCGAGGGCTACCGGGGCCCCGCCCAGGGCGAGCACCTCGACTCCGTCAGGACGCCGGACGACCGCACCCTCGTCTTCGAACTGCGCAAGCCCTTCGCCGAGTTCCCCAACGCCACGGTCATGCCCACCTTCGCGCCCGTGCCGCAGGCGCGGGACAAGGGCCCGCAGTACGACAACCGGCCGTTCTCCTCCGGCCCGTACAAGGTCGACTCCTACGCGCGCGGCAAGAAGCTCGTCCTCGTCCGCAACGAGCACTGGGACCCGGGGACGGACGAGGTCCGCAAGGCGTACCCGGACAAGCTGGTCGTCATGATGGGCCTGAAGGCGAACCAGATCGACGACCGGCTGATAGCGAGCCAGGGCGCCGACGCCTCCGCCGTCTCCTGGGGCGCCCTGCGGCCGGAGAGCGCCGCGAAGGTCCTGCCCGACGCCGGAGTGCGCGAGCGGCTGCTCGCCGAGTCCACCAACTGCACCGACATGGTCCAGATGCACACCGGCCGGGCGCCCTTCGACAACACCAAGGTCCGGCAGGCCGTGCAGTACGCCCTCGACCGGGACGCCGTCCTCACCTCCTCCGGAGGCCCCGCCTTCAACGACCTGTCGACCGCGTACATGCCGGCGTCCCTCTTCGGCGGCAAGCAGCCCGACACCCTGAAGATCCCCGCGACGGGCGACACGGAGAAGGCCAGGCAACTGCTGAAGGAGGCCGGCAGACCCGGCGGCTTCTCGACGAAGATCACCGCCTCGGCCGGTGACAAGGGCCGCGCCGAGGCCATCCAGCAGGCCCTGGGCCGGGCCGGCATCAAGGCCACCATCGAGACCGTGGACCCGTCCGCCTTCTACGCCACCATCGGTGACACCAAGAACCGCACCGACATGGTCTACACCGGCTGGTGCCCCGACTACCCCTCCGGCTCCACCTTCCTGCCCTTCGTCTTCGACGGCCGCTTCATCAAGGAGAAGGGCAACTCCGGCAACCACTCCCTCTTCCGCGACGACGCGACGATGAGGCGGATGGACGAGATCGGCGCCATGACCGACACCGGGCGGGCCGCCGGTGCCTGGCAGCAGCTCGACGGGCGGATCCTCACCCAGGCTCCGGCCGTCCCGGTGCTCGTCCGGCGGTGGCCCCTGGTCCTGGGCACCAACATCGCGGGCGCGTACGGGCACACCTCCTTCGGCGGCCAGCTCGACTACGCCACGGTCGGCCTCAAGGACCCCGCCGAGAGCCGGGACTGAGGGCCCTCATGAGCGCCACTTCCCCCACCGCGACGGCCGCCCCCGCCGGCAGCGGCCCCTGGCGGCTCGCCCGCGCCGAACTGCGCCGCCGCACCTCCGTCAAGGTCTCCCTCGCCGTCGTCGCGCTCTTCCTGCTGATGGCGGCGGGCGCCCCGCTGCTGAGCTCGCTCGCCGGCTGGTCTCCCGAGGAGTTCGACAAGACCGCCGTCGACCCCTACCTCGGCGGCCGGCCGCTCGGCCCCCTGGGCGGCATCTCCGCCGACCACTGGCTCGGCGTCGAACCCGTCACCGGCCGCGACCTGTTCGCCCGGGTCGTGCACGGCGCCCAGGTGTCGCTGCTGATCGCCCTCACCGCCACCGC from Streptomyces albireticuli carries:
- a CDS encoding aminopeptidase P family protein, with the translated sequence MQEPAVSAIRTVSHDLPVSAEFEAFMANGWAATPLPADIRLPVADLAAARRAKLSARFPGERLIVPAGEFKVRSNDCDYRFRPHSAYAWVTGLTGEDQAGHVLVLEPDGPHRHEAVLYVRPRSPRAGAEFYRDRRYGEFWVGRRPDLTEAERMTGIRCAHREECDRLPPGRDASGDAELAAALSELRLVKDAWEVGQLQLAVDHTAAGFEDVVRALPRALAHPRGERWIEGVFGLRARAEGNGPGYETIAASGAHACVLHWIRNDGRLDPRELLLLDAGVETDTLYTADITRTLPLSGRFTPVQRQVYELVLAAQDAGMAALKPGASFRDFHRAGMRVIAEGLAEWGVLKSAEGDFHRRYTLCSSGHMLGLDVHDCAQARADAYLDGVLEEGQVLTVEPGLYLQPDDESLPAELRGIGVRIEDDLVITADGARLMSHALPRTPEAVEAWMGELLEG
- a CDS encoding ABC transporter substrate-binding protein encodes the protein MNKRTCTAMAAMLAASLALGAAGCSGGKRSAGGKEGGKNPAAAHEGKAIGGTPRKGGTLTVLSNQDFTHLDPARNWVMNDMDFGTRLLYRTLVTYKAAPGTQGGTLVPDLATDLGTPSADARTWTFHLKPGVKYEDGSPVTAQDVKYNVERSFSPDLPGGADYAARYLAGAEGYRGPAQGEHLDSVRTPDDRTLVFELRKPFAEFPNATVMPTFAPVPQARDKGPQYDNRPFSSGPYKVDSYARGKKLVLVRNEHWDPGTDEVRKAYPDKLVVMMGLKANQIDDRLIASQGADASAVSWGALRPESAAKVLPDAGVRERLLAESTNCTDMVQMHTGRAPFDNTKVRQAVQYALDRDAVLTSSGGPAFNDLSTAYMPASLFGGKQPDTLKIPATGDTEKARQLLKEAGRPGGFSTKITASAGDKGRAEAIQQALGRAGIKATIETVDPSAFYATIGDTKNRTDMVYTGWCPDYPSGSTFLPFVFDGRFIKEKGNSGNHSLFRDDATMRRMDEIGAMTDTGRAAGAWQQLDGRILTQAPAVPVLVRRWPLVLGTNIAGAYGHTSFGGQLDYATVGLKDPAESRD